A portion of the Candidatus Rokuibacteriota bacterium genome contains these proteins:
- a CDS encoding TAXI family TRAP transporter solute-binding subunit: ALSSTSAIPHSSYQQIAALFPLRMLPIAEDKIQAFEKKYPGWVRSEFPAGVYKGVDAPVPTIASWSGIVARDDLPADVVYKVTKALYEKRQRLADAYPAYKAMLPKENTVLGMSVPMHPGAQQFYKEIGLVK, from the coding sequence GCCCTGTCGTCGACGTCGGCCATCCCCCACTCCTCCTACCAGCAGATCGCCGCCCTCTTCCCCCTGCGCATGCTCCCGATCGCCGAGGACAAGATCCAGGCGTTCGAGAAGAAATACCCGGGCTGGGTGCGGTCCGAGTTCCCGGCGGGCGTCTACAAAGGCGTCGACGCGCCGGTGCCCACCATCGCGAGCTGGAGCGGCATCGTGGCGCGGGACGACCTGCCCGCGGACGTCGTGTACAAGGTGACGAAGGCGCTCTACGAGAAGCGGCAGCGGCTGGCCGACGCCTACCCGGCGTACAAGGCGATGCTCCCGAAGGAGAACACCGTGCTCGGGATGTCGGTGCCCATGCACCCGGGCGCGCAGCAGTTCTACAAGGAGATCGGCCTGGTGAAGTAG